In Haliotis asinina isolate JCU_RB_2024 chromosome 16, JCU_Hal_asi_v2, whole genome shotgun sequence, the following are encoded in one genomic region:
- the LOC137267717 gene encoding uncharacterized protein, with product MELKRAAIIPDVGSKSTHSKGFNLTDEEVMAINQCFQSDQPPETLRASGCTYCLKSACPQQVVAFNGGRYLIASKTKGIIIVAVCESKAKLSAASTWLLRIATSIQ from the exons ATGGAGCTGAAACGGGCGGCGATCATACCGGATGTAGGATCCAAATCCACCCACAGCAAAGGATTCAATCTTACAGATGAAGAAGTCATG GCAAtaaatcaatgttttcaaagCGACCAGCCACCGGAAACACTCCGAGCCAGCGGATGTACGTATTGCTTGAAAAGCGCATGTCCTCAACAAGTTGTCGCCTTCAATGGCGGACGGTACCTGATTGCCAGCAAGACAAAGGGCATTATCATTGTGGCGGTGTGTGAATCCAAGGCCAAGCTCTCCGCTGCTTCTACATGGCTCCTGAGAATTGCCACCTCCATACAGTGA